TCGTTGGCGATTTAGGTTTGTTTGAGATAGTAGGTTTATTGCATTTGAGTTTTTCAAGATAATCAGGGTCGCTGTGATTTCTCGAATCTATGACTTTCTTAAATAATTTGCCATGATAACTCCTATTTTCTAAAATGCAATCGTTGACATAACTGTATGTGTTTTTTTTCTTTTCATTTTTAGAGGGACGACTGTCATATATTAGCATACTTTCTGCCATATCAATTATTTCATTCATATCACATTTACTAATAGTTTCAACAATACCCATCCTAACATATTTAGTACCACCACGATCATCTATCCATTCCTCATAATGGCGTTTCAATCTACCTCTTATCCCACTACCTCCGCTAGATTTTCCAATATATATTAATCGCTCATTTTCTCCTTTTTTTGAAGTAATACAATATAATCCTATGTGGATTGCATTGGGATCATCGATCACGTCACGAATCGGTCTAGGTTTTTTCCATGTCACTGTTATTTGTCTAAGTTTTGCACACATGATATGCTCAAGTGAGTTATTGTGTCCACGACATATTTAAATGTATATTAGTTTTTGGTATTGAATAATTATGACATCAGAAGAATTAACTCGTAAATTAACAAAAGATGAATTTTCAAAATATCATCGATTTGAAACGACATATTACGATACAGTAACACGAAAATATGATAGAATGAAGTGGGTTATTAAAAAGAATCCAAAAACTGGAAAATATACAGAAGGTGGTTATGAATATAATGAGCGTCTTGGAAAATATGTTTTAATACAACCCTTTGATGAAAATAATGAAATGTCGGTAAGGGACACCATTAATAAGTGGATTGTGGGTGCTAAGAAAAAAAATATCCAGCACGAAGCAGGTCATATTACAAAGGGTTATTATTAATCCATTATTCTTCGTTGATAATATTTCCACACACCTTTTTTACATATTCGGATCATCCTCGATTTCCTGAGCTATCCTCACCGACCTTGTACATAATGTGATCACTTTGCACATTAAGCCAAATTGTCCGTAAATTCACAAACCCATAAATAAGAAAAAAATGATTATCCACACAACTTATATTCCCATACGTTTCTCTTTGTCTGAACCCATATCATAGAGTTCCCTAATTTCCGATTCGTGTCCGGCTATGTAATAAGCATCAGTTATACATTTTTGCTTCAATGCGCGATACTGAGCATATCCTGTGGTTGACATCTCCTCGGTGGGATATACTCTACCATCGCAAAAACCATGTACATAACCAAAACCCATATGTGCAAGATATACAGCATCGAAACGATTCTCTCGCACAGCATGATTCATGATAAATGTCCAAATTCGCCCAGTAAGAATTTCATCCCCCATGAGGGAAAGGTATTCTTCAGTAGTCAATTCTTGTTTCTTCTTTAAAAAACCCATCATAATAAACTACCCAATTTATTAAATTTATAATATTATTTATTACATTTATCATTTTGTTTACTCTCCTCTATATCTGATTCTCTCAGATGTGATGTTAGAGCCTTTAAACGCTCCATATTGTCAATTATTCTCTGTTCTTCATTTGCATCTGATTCTTTATGGGGTGAACTTAGGCGAAGGGTAGCATAGTGTAATCTAATTTCCAATTCGTTTCCTGCTATGTAGTCAGCAGAGGATTTACACCGTTCGACCAACATCTGCCATTGAGCACTTCCCCTCGGTGATGACTTTTCACAGGGATATAACAAACCCCAGTAAAAACCACCCAGATAAGCAAGACCTACAGTCGTAAGATACTCAGAGTCAAAGCGATTGTCATCGAGAGCAATAGTCATAAGACATCCCCAAATACGTCCAAGACGATTTTCATACCCCATAAGGTAAGAAAATTCTTCATTCGTTAATTCTCCTTTTTTCTTAAATAATTCCATGGTAAAGCACCTCAATTTTTCAGAATTTTTTCAATCTCTTTTTGTTCTTTTAACCACTGTCTAACATCGGATTTTCCAACTTCATAGTAAGCATGGCAAATGGGGCAATCGATTCTATATTTCGTGGAAATGGGAAATACAAAAATCGGAATTATGAAGAAAACTAGAATAAAATACCAAGTGCGTTGACGTATAAATTTGTAATTCACATTATTATGACAATGTGTACAGTTACGATGGGATACATCTTCACTAAGAATTCTCTCATAATGTCGTGTGAACCATATGATCATTTCTTATTCCTCCAGTAACGAATCAGTCCATCACGGCAAACACACACGTAATAACATCGTAAATATTCAGTTTGCGCATGATCGCCTCTCTATCATTATCATTGTCGGATTATGTCTAACGATGGATATACAAAACATGGTTGTTTGTTAAACATTAAATAAACATCGTTTGACCTAAGATAATCTCCGTAACATGGCTATATGTATATATGGCAAAAGTGGAAATGATCGGTATCCGTGTTCCCACAGATTTATTGGATAAGATAAATGCTCTAAAAGATGCAGAGGGGGTAGATAGAACCGCGATTATCCTCCGAGCGTTGAGGTATTGGGTTTCCATCGAGGGTAAAGTGACGACTGACAATGAATATCTGAATAGAATAACATCCATTGATCAGAATGTAACTGAAGTTGCTTTGGGAGTAAAGAACATGCAGGAGTTGAAGGACTTGGTGATGGAGCAACAGAAAACTATCAACACACTGTTACGTTTGATCCCAAAAGAAGAGTAGACTATTGATCTTTCTTTTTTCGTTGTTTGTTGTAGGCAAATCTGCCATTGCCGAATAAAGGTGCAGATTGGTGATTAAAGGTGCAAAATAGGGATTAAAGATGCAGACCTGAATAAAGGTGCAACGCCCTTCCGACGAACAGGTTTAAGTATACGTATGCCAAATATGATATGTTCTTCTGCAAGGGAACAAATTTCTTTCGGGAAGCAGATTCTTCTGCACTCCCATTTTCTGTATTAACTACCATAGCATTGGGCCTGTAGCTTAGTGGTGGAGCGCCCGGCTCATAACCGGGTGGTCGTGGGTTCGAACCCCTCCGGGCCCATTTCAAGGAATGTATTTTCACGTTTTTTCCGGTGTTGTACTTTTGATTCAGTAGATCACATCCCACATCATTTTAACCGGTGAGCGACTCATTATATATGGGACTAGTCCGGGTGGCTTGGCGTCACCTGTAACCTGAAACAGCCAATATGCAGGGGACGAAGTTTGAGGACGGCTGTGGCAGTCCAACTGACGCGACATATTCTGACGTTGATACCTCGTCCTGTGAGGTCAGCGGCGATGACGGGCACATCCGGAGGGATGTGCTGGCATCTCGTCGTGGGCACCGGTTCAGGCCCGGAAGGGAGCAGACCTACTGTGAACGCATGGCGCCCACAGGGTTGCGGGGCGGAGAAGGGGTATGTCAGAGAGGCTGGATATGCGCTTTCAACCGATAACATGTCCCATCTCTTTACTTTTACGAGGTGTTTCTTTACGGCAAAAGTGACTATCATTGGTGCAACCGGTCAGGTTGGTTCATATGCAGCCCACGCTGTATCCCAGTTTCCGCATGTTCAGGAAATGTGCTTGTACGGCAGACCTGGAAATGAACAGTATCTCGACGGCCTTGCGCATGATATGATGGATTCGTTTGCCGCACGAGGGACCAACACAAGGGTTACGTTTGGAACAAATCCCAAAGAGCTGCGCGGCTCTGATATTGTTGTTTTAACGTCGGGTGTTCCAAGGAAACCGGATCAGACGAGACTGGATCTTGCACTGGAGAATGCGAAGATTGTGCGCCACTTTGCCGAACAGGTTGGCCGCATGGCTCCTGATGCTATACTTCTTGTGGTGACAAATCCGGTGGATATTATGACATCTGTTGCCCTGAAATATTCCGGTATGATGCCGCACCGTGTATTTGGTCTTGGTACGCATCTGGATTCAATGCGTCTGAAAGCCTGCCTTGCCGAGTTCTTTAATGTGCATGTGAGCGAGGTTCACACTCGTATTATTGGCGAGCATGGTGATACGATGGTTCCCATGTGGTCGGCAACGACTGTTGGCGGTATCCAGATCGATAACATGATTGGTATTGCTAAACTACCGCGTGATGAGATGATTGAGCGGGTGAAAAACAGCGGGTCCTACATCATCAAAGCAAAGGGTGCGACTGTTTTCGGTCCTGGTGATGCAATTGCTACGCTTGTCAGAACGATTGTTGAGGATGAGAACCGCATGCTGACCGTTTCAACCCAGATCAGGCGCGAAATTTTCGGGTATGACGGCGTCTGCATCAGTGTTCCGACGAGAATTACTCGCGGTGGCGTCTTTCCTATTGCCGTCCGCCTGTCTCCGACAGAGACTA
This is a stretch of genomic DNA from Methanorbis furvi. It encodes these proteins:
- a CDS encoding ribbon-helix-helix domain-containing protein → MAKVEMIGIRVPTDLLDKINALKDAEGVDRTAIILRALRYWVSIEGKVTTDNEYLNRITSIDQNVTEVALGVKNMQELKDLVMEQQKTINTLLRLIPKEE
- a CDS encoding malate dehydrogenase; amino-acid sequence: MSHLFTFTRCFFTAKVTIIGATGQVGSYAAHAVSQFPHVQEMCLYGRPGNEQYLDGLAHDMMDSFAARGTNTRVTFGTNPKELRGSDIVVLTSGVPRKPDQTRLDLALENAKIVRHFAEQVGRMAPDAILLVVTNPVDIMTSVALKYSGMMPHRVFGLGTHLDSMRLKACLAEFFNVHVSEVHTRIIGEHGDTMVPMWSATTVGGIQIDNMIGIAKLPRDEMIERVKNSGSYIIKAKGATVFGPGDAIATLVRTIVEDENRMLTVSTQIRREIFGYDGVCISVPTRITRGGVFPIAVRLSPTETTLFSESVKVIKELTERIYATLDAESSGNA